In the Rhinoderma darwinii isolate aRhiDar2 chromosome 13, aRhiDar2.hap1, whole genome shotgun sequence genome, one interval contains:
- the XKR7 gene encoding XK-related protein 7, which yields MAAESDGTRVAPRCPRYSLRDGLWLVAALLVFFSDGASDLWLAADYLQRHRFSCFWPTVMLVLLPSLLTQSLSFSWAVTDRASSPGTTRPCCRLCAWFLQGSIHLLQLGQVWRYLRALYLGLQSRWHAEQQSRHFYWRMMFESADISMLRLLETFLKSAPQLVLQLCIIVQQGHVEPLQGISAMASLLSLAWMIASYQKVLRDSRDDKMPMSYKGAVVQILWHLFTIAARALAFSLFASVFHLYFGIFIVTHWCFMTFWIIQGETDFCMSRWEEIIYNMVLGIIYIFCWFNVREGRTRCRMTTYYIILLSENAVLTVLWYYYRPEYMFSDFYALLIVCSVLCSFALGVFFMLIYYSLLHPNGPMFGPSSSSCVFTEGAETSGVPELEGTESLPRTLPRTTEQERDLVPGDRDSCVPVFQVRSSVPPTPVTRVPRAHGPVIRIDLPRKKYPAWDAHFIDRRLRKTILALEYSSPATPRVQYRTIGTSQEVTEYETTV from the exons ATGGCGGCGGAGTCGGACGGTACCCGGGTGGCTCCCCGGTGCCCCCGCTACTCTCTCCGGGACGGGCTGTGGTTGGTGGCCGCGCTGCTCGTCTTTTTCTCGGACGGAGCGTCGGACCTGTGGCTGGCGGCGGATTACCTGCAGCGGCACCGGTTCAGCTGCTTCTGGCCCACGGTGATGCTGGTGCTGCTGCCCTCCCTCCTCACCCAGAGCCTGAGCTTCAGCTGGGCAGTCACGGACCGGGCATCCTCACCCGGCACCACGCGCCCCTGCTGCCGCCTCTGCGCCTGGTTCCTGCAGGGCTCCATCCACCTGCTGCAGCTCGGACAGGTGTGGAG GTACCTGCGAGCGCTTTATTTGGGCCTTCAGAGCCGCTGGCATGCGGAGCAGCAGAGCCGCCATTTCTACTGGCGCATGATGTTTGAGAGCGCAGATATCAGCATGCTGCGCCTGCTGGAGACATTTCTGAAGAGCGCCCCCCAGCTGGTGCTGCAGCTGTGCATTATAGTGCAACAAGGCCATGTGGAGCCTTTACAGG GTATATCGGCCATGGCTTCTCTCCTATCTCTTGCCTGGATGATTGCTTCTTACCAAAAGGTTCTAAGAGATTCCCGTGATGACAAGATGCCCATGTCATACAAGGGGGCCGTGGTGCAGATACTGTGGCATCTTTTCACCATTGCTGCCCGAGCCTTGGCGTTCTCACTCTTTGCCTCTGTCTTCCACTTGTACTTTGGTATCTTCATCGTCACTCACTGGTGTTTCATGACTTTTTGGATTATCCAAGGAGAGACCGACTTCTGCATGTCTCGCTGGGAGGAGATCATCTACAATATGGTGCTGGGTATCATCTACATTTTCTGCTGGTTCAATGTGCGTGAGGGTCGGACCCGCTGTAGGATGACcacctattatattatattgctcTCTGAGAACGCAGTCCTCACAGTTCTGTGGTATTATTATCGCCCAGAATATATGTTCAGCGACTTCTACGCTCTTCTTATTGTTTGCTCTGTCCTCTGTAGCTTCGCTCTTGGTGTTTTCTTTATGCTCATATACTACAGTCTTCTGCATCCCAATGGTCCAATGTTTGGTCCTTCTAGCAGTAGTTGTGTCTTCACGGAAGGTGCTGAGACTTCTGGGGTTCCTGAATTGGAAGGTACAGAAAGCCTTCCTCGTACTCTACCACGGACTACAGAGCAAGAAAGAGACTTGGTGCCCGGTGACAGGGACAGTTGTGTTCCAGTCTTCCAAGTCCGATCTAGTGTTCCCCCAACCCCTGTGACACGTGTTCCCCGGGCTCACGGACCTGTCATACGTATAGATCTTCCACGTAAAAAATATCCAGCCTGGGATGCCCATTTCATAGACCGCCGCTTGCGGAAAACTATTTTGGCCTTGGAATATTCTTCCCCAGCCACACCCCGTGTCCAATACCGAACTATAGGGACGTCTCAAGAAGTTACTGAGTATGAAACCACCGTGTGA